A window of the Catharus ustulatus isolate bCatUst1 chromosome 23, bCatUst1.pri.v2, whole genome shotgun sequence genome harbors these coding sequences:
- the LOC117006333 gene encoding next to BRCA1 gene 1 protein-like isoform X1, with protein MEPRVTLRVTCRGDTRTFLVSDPAHTTWADVEAMVKVSFGLDNIQIKYIDEDNDEVSVNSKEEYEEALKIAVKQGNQLQMNAYEKNSSHALQLHEKKVTEKLVLFKDEKKPLLHYSMLAQGLEEELKNNEELTIQQKLNQTRTESTNENPPEWFTSYLETFREQVVKETVERLEQKLYEKLVHHHQPADFGESSVAAAPQSPAGSGGQGDWDWLMACSSCQAPIVGVRYQCSLCPAYNICEECEAGTYAHDPNHVLLKLRRPIPCVTDNYSLAELSPRLPATLEQVRLQKQMDKRFLKAEKQRLRAEKKQRKAEVRELKKQLKLHRKIHLWNSIHVLETNGSAALKSESLQPNNFLSPNQPFQAIVPTLSAVFVDENLPDGTHLKPGTKFIKHWRMKNTGNVEWSSDTKLKLMWGNLTLASSEKKDVLVPSLPSGQVGTVSVEFVAPNIEGTYTSHWRLSHRGEQFGPRIWCSIVVDPSPAADYIESDWKDSDSCQKSGASRTKQDASLKTETGAQLIGEVAEQAEIPLPTVPLKIKNLPSEREFYIPSVDLLTAQDLLSFELLDINIVQELERVPHNTPVDMTPCMSPLPRDSPLLEKPGLGQIEEENEGSGFKLVPGMAEGCLSVDSPVVKVKAEHALNQEEGEEDMSGTQFVCETVIRSLTLDAAPDHKPPQKTPKVLQNSLQTLQETFSCNMISEESPVINSNSTSKKEAKIHQSEPVTENSCGDLPLSDESTSPHSGTGDEEEDDKDDVQSQCSSASSEDYIIILPECFDTSRPLGDSMYSSALSQPGVDKAGEPETAAEDPEGGSQPQIQRVSDTLTTSQTLAAVPLTPETVDSLPQAQRNLSSLQNSTFQETNTPASENISSAPHDQIQNQEPSGEDNHGPGSSAFLTKFSEYPRYPQGSSIAGELVKGALSVAASAYKALFAGPPIIEQQPAAPEEQTAALLSSLCEMGFCDRQLNLRLLKKHNNNMIEVVTELLQISNRDWCSRC; from the exons ATGGAGCCGCGGGTCACCCTGCGCGTCACCTGCCGCGGCGACACCCGCACCTTCCTCGTGTCCGACCCGGCGCACACGACGTGGGCCGATGTGGAGGCCATG gTTAAAGTTTCATTTGGCCTGGACAACATTCAGATCAAATACATTGATGAGGATAATGATGAG GTCTCTGTGAACAGCAAAG agGAATATGAAGAAGCTCTGAAG ATTGCAGTTAAACAAGGAAATCAGCTCCAGATGAATGCCTATGAAAAGAACTCTTCTCATGCTTTGCaactacatgaaaaaaaagttacagaaaaacTGGTGCTTTTTAAAGATGAGAAGAAACCACTTTTGCATTATTccatgctggctcagggattagaggaagaattaaaaaacaatgagGAGCTGACCATTCAG caAAAGTTAAATCAGACCAGAACAGAAAGCACAAATGAAAATCCTCCAGAATGGTTTACTAGCTACTTGGAAACA ttcaGGGAACAAGTAGTTAAGGAGACTGttgagaggctggagcagaagcTGTATGAGAAGCTTGTTCATCACCATCAACCTGCAGACTTTGGAGAGAGCTCGGTTGCAGCAGCCCCGCAGAgcccggcggggagcggcggccaGGGTGACTGGGACTGGCTGAtggcctgcagcagctgccaggcccCCATCGTTGGGGTGCGCTACCAGTGCAG CCTTTGTCCAGCCTACAATATCTGTGAGGAGTGTGAAGCAGGAACATATGCACACGACCCAAACCATGTGTTGCTGAAGCTGCGCAGACCCATCCCCTGTGTCACTGACAATtacagcctggcagagctgtccccacgCCTGCCTGCCACTCTGGAGCAAGTCAG GCTCCAGAAACAGATGGACAAAAGATTTCTGAAGGCAGAGAAGCAAAGATTGCgagcagaaaagaaacagcGGAAAGCAGAGGTCCGAGAGCTCAAAAAGCAGCTAAAATTGCACAGGAAAATTCATCTGTGGAACTCTATCCATGTATTGGAAACAAAtggctcagctgctctgaaatcTGAGAGTCTCCAGCCTAATAACTTCTT GAGCCCTAATCAACCCTTCCAAGCAATTGTCCCAACACTAAGTGCAGTATTTGTGGATGAGAATTTACCTGATGGTACTCACTTGAAACCAGGAACAAAATTTATCAAACACTGGAGAATGAAAAATACTGGCAACGTGGAATGGAGCTCAGACACAAAG TTGAAACTTATGTGGGGGAATCTGACCTTGGCATCTTCTGAGAAAAAAGATGTGTTAGTGCCATCCCTTCCGTCTGGACAAGTAGGAACTGTTTCAGTTGAGTTTGTAGCTCCCAACATAGAAGGAACTTACACTTCTCACTGGAGACTGTCACACAGAGGGGAGCAGTTTGGGCCAAGGATCTGGTGCAGTATTGTTGTggatccctctccagctgctgatTACATAGAAAGTGATTGGAAGGATTCTGACTCCTGTCAGAAGAGTGGAGCTTCCAGAACCAAGCAG GATGCTTCCTTAAAGACAGAAACAGGTGCTCAACTGATAGGTGAAGTTGCAGAGCAGGCTGAAATACCTCTGCCAACTGTTCCTTTAAAGATCAAAAATCTGCCAAGTGAGAGAGAATTTTATATCCCATCTGTTGATCTCCTCACTGCACAG GATTTGCTGTCCTTTGAGCTGTTGGACATTAATATTGTGCAGGAATTGGAGCGAGTGCCACACAATACTCCTGTTG ACATGACTCCATGCATGTCCCCTCTGCCACGTGACAGCCCCTTGCTGGAGAAACCTGGCTTAGGTCAGATAGAGGAGGAGAACGAGGGCAGTGGATTTAAACTAGTGCCTG GAATGGCAGAAGGCTGCCTCTCTGTGGACTCTCCTGTGGTGAAAGTGAAAGCTGAACATGCATTGAAccaggaggaaggggaagaagatATGAGTGGGACTCAATTTGTCTGTGAAACTGTAATTCGTTCTCTGACTCTGGATGCTGCACCTGACCacaaacccccacaaaaaaccccaaaagttcTCCAGA ACTCTTTGCAAACATTGCAAGAAACCTTTAGTTGCAATATGATAAGTGAAGAATCTCCTGTGATAAACAGTAATTCTACTTccaaaaaggaagcaaagatTCATCAGTCAGaaccagtgacagaaaattCCTGTG gGGACCTTCCACTGTCTGATGAGAGCACAAGCCCCCATAGTGGTACTGGtgatgaagaggaagatgaTAAAGATGATGTTCAGAGTCAGtgctcctctgcttcctcagAGGATTATATCATCATCCTCCCTGAGTGCTTTGACACCAGTCGGCCCTTGGGTGACTCCATGTACAGTTCAGCTCTTTCTCAGCCTGGTGTGGACAAGGCAGGAGAAcctgaaacagcagcagaggaccCAGAAGGGGGAAGCCAGCCACAGATCCAGAGGGTCAGTGATACACTGACAACTTCCCAAACACTGGCTGCAGTACCATTAACCCCAGAGACTGTGGACAGCTTACCCCAGGCACAAAG GAATCTTTCATCTCTTCAGAATTCTACCTTCCAAGAAACAAACACACCAGCTTCAGAGAATATCTCTTCTGCTCCTCATGATCAAATACAAAACCAAG AACCCAGTGGTGAAGATAATCATGGGCCAGGATCTTCTGCATTTCTCACTAAGTTCTCAGAGTACCCGAG GTACCCTCAAGGAAGCAGCATTGCAGGAGAACTCGTGAAAGGAGCTTTGTCAGTAGCTGCTTCTGCCTACAAAGCATTATTTGCTGGACCACCCATTATTGAACAG cagcctgcagctccagaagagcagactgctgctctgctgtccagCCTGTGTGAGATGGGATTCTGTGACAGGCAGTTAAACCTGAGGCTGCTGAAGAAACACAACAATAACATGATTGAAGTGGTGACTGAATTGCTTCAGATCAGCAACAGAGACTGGTGCAGTAGGTGCTAA
- the LOC117006333 gene encoding next to BRCA1 gene 1 protein-like isoform X2, with the protein MEPRVTLRVTCRGDTRTFLVSDPAHTTWADVEAMVKVSFGLDNIQIKYIDEDNDEVSVNSKEEYEEALKIAVKQGNQLQMNAYEKNSSHALQLHEKKVTEKLVLFKDEKKPLLHYSMLAQGLEEELKNNEELTIQQKLNQTRTESTNENPPEWFTSYLETFREQVVKETVERLEQKLYEKLVHHHQPADFGESSVAAAPQSPAGSGGQGDWDWLMACSSCQAPIVGVRYQCSLCPAYNICEECEAGTYAHDPNHVLLKLRRPIPCVTDNYSLAELSPRLPATLEQVRLQKQMDKRFLKAEKQRLRAEKKQRKAEVRELKKQLKLHRKIHLWNSIHVLETNGSAALKSESLQPNNFLSPNQPFQAIVPTLSAVFVDENLPDGTHLKPGTKFIKHWRMKNTGNVEWSSDTKLKLMWGNLTLASSEKKDVLVPSLPSGQVGTVSVEFVAPNIEGTYTSHWRLSHRGEQFGPRIWCSIVVDPSPAADYIESDWKDSDSCQKSGASRTKQDASLKTETGAQLIGEVAEQAEIPLPTVPLKIKNLPSEREFYIPSVDLLTAQDLLSFELLDINIVQELERVPHNTPVDMTPCMSPLPRDSPLLEKPGLGQIEEENEGSGFKLVPGMAEGCLSVDSPVVKVKAEHALNQEEGEEDMSGTQFVCETVIRSLTLDAAPDHKPPQKTPKVLQNSLQTLQETFSCNMISEESPVINSNSTSKKEAKIHQSEPVTENSCGDLPLSDESTSPHSGTGDEEEDDKDDVQSQCSSASSEDYIIILPECFDTSRPLGDSMYSSALSQPGVDKAGEPETAAEDPEGGSQPQIQRVSDTLTTSQTLAAVPLTPETVDSLPQAQRNLSSLQNSTFQETNTPASENISSAPHDQIQNQEPSGEDNHGPGSSAFLTKFSEYPRYPQGSSIAGELVKGALSVAASAYKALFAGPPIIEQPAAPEEQTAALLSSLCEMGFCDRQLNLRLLKKHNNNMIEVVTELLQISNRDWCSRC; encoded by the exons ATGGAGCCGCGGGTCACCCTGCGCGTCACCTGCCGCGGCGACACCCGCACCTTCCTCGTGTCCGACCCGGCGCACACGACGTGGGCCGATGTGGAGGCCATG gTTAAAGTTTCATTTGGCCTGGACAACATTCAGATCAAATACATTGATGAGGATAATGATGAG GTCTCTGTGAACAGCAAAG agGAATATGAAGAAGCTCTGAAG ATTGCAGTTAAACAAGGAAATCAGCTCCAGATGAATGCCTATGAAAAGAACTCTTCTCATGCTTTGCaactacatgaaaaaaaagttacagaaaaacTGGTGCTTTTTAAAGATGAGAAGAAACCACTTTTGCATTATTccatgctggctcagggattagaggaagaattaaaaaacaatgagGAGCTGACCATTCAG caAAAGTTAAATCAGACCAGAACAGAAAGCACAAATGAAAATCCTCCAGAATGGTTTACTAGCTACTTGGAAACA ttcaGGGAACAAGTAGTTAAGGAGACTGttgagaggctggagcagaagcTGTATGAGAAGCTTGTTCATCACCATCAACCTGCAGACTTTGGAGAGAGCTCGGTTGCAGCAGCCCCGCAGAgcccggcggggagcggcggccaGGGTGACTGGGACTGGCTGAtggcctgcagcagctgccaggcccCCATCGTTGGGGTGCGCTACCAGTGCAG CCTTTGTCCAGCCTACAATATCTGTGAGGAGTGTGAAGCAGGAACATATGCACACGACCCAAACCATGTGTTGCTGAAGCTGCGCAGACCCATCCCCTGTGTCACTGACAATtacagcctggcagagctgtccccacgCCTGCCTGCCACTCTGGAGCAAGTCAG GCTCCAGAAACAGATGGACAAAAGATTTCTGAAGGCAGAGAAGCAAAGATTGCgagcagaaaagaaacagcGGAAAGCAGAGGTCCGAGAGCTCAAAAAGCAGCTAAAATTGCACAGGAAAATTCATCTGTGGAACTCTATCCATGTATTGGAAACAAAtggctcagctgctctgaaatcTGAGAGTCTCCAGCCTAATAACTTCTT GAGCCCTAATCAACCCTTCCAAGCAATTGTCCCAACACTAAGTGCAGTATTTGTGGATGAGAATTTACCTGATGGTACTCACTTGAAACCAGGAACAAAATTTATCAAACACTGGAGAATGAAAAATACTGGCAACGTGGAATGGAGCTCAGACACAAAG TTGAAACTTATGTGGGGGAATCTGACCTTGGCATCTTCTGAGAAAAAAGATGTGTTAGTGCCATCCCTTCCGTCTGGACAAGTAGGAACTGTTTCAGTTGAGTTTGTAGCTCCCAACATAGAAGGAACTTACACTTCTCACTGGAGACTGTCACACAGAGGGGAGCAGTTTGGGCCAAGGATCTGGTGCAGTATTGTTGTggatccctctccagctgctgatTACATAGAAAGTGATTGGAAGGATTCTGACTCCTGTCAGAAGAGTGGAGCTTCCAGAACCAAGCAG GATGCTTCCTTAAAGACAGAAACAGGTGCTCAACTGATAGGTGAAGTTGCAGAGCAGGCTGAAATACCTCTGCCAACTGTTCCTTTAAAGATCAAAAATCTGCCAAGTGAGAGAGAATTTTATATCCCATCTGTTGATCTCCTCACTGCACAG GATTTGCTGTCCTTTGAGCTGTTGGACATTAATATTGTGCAGGAATTGGAGCGAGTGCCACACAATACTCCTGTTG ACATGACTCCATGCATGTCCCCTCTGCCACGTGACAGCCCCTTGCTGGAGAAACCTGGCTTAGGTCAGATAGAGGAGGAGAACGAGGGCAGTGGATTTAAACTAGTGCCTG GAATGGCAGAAGGCTGCCTCTCTGTGGACTCTCCTGTGGTGAAAGTGAAAGCTGAACATGCATTGAAccaggaggaaggggaagaagatATGAGTGGGACTCAATTTGTCTGTGAAACTGTAATTCGTTCTCTGACTCTGGATGCTGCACCTGACCacaaacccccacaaaaaaccccaaaagttcTCCAGA ACTCTTTGCAAACATTGCAAGAAACCTTTAGTTGCAATATGATAAGTGAAGAATCTCCTGTGATAAACAGTAATTCTACTTccaaaaaggaagcaaagatTCATCAGTCAGaaccagtgacagaaaattCCTGTG gGGACCTTCCACTGTCTGATGAGAGCACAAGCCCCCATAGTGGTACTGGtgatgaagaggaagatgaTAAAGATGATGTTCAGAGTCAGtgctcctctgcttcctcagAGGATTATATCATCATCCTCCCTGAGTGCTTTGACACCAGTCGGCCCTTGGGTGACTCCATGTACAGTTCAGCTCTTTCTCAGCCTGGTGTGGACAAGGCAGGAGAAcctgaaacagcagcagaggaccCAGAAGGGGGAAGCCAGCCACAGATCCAGAGGGTCAGTGATACACTGACAACTTCCCAAACACTGGCTGCAGTACCATTAACCCCAGAGACTGTGGACAGCTTACCCCAGGCACAAAG GAATCTTTCATCTCTTCAGAATTCTACCTTCCAAGAAACAAACACACCAGCTTCAGAGAATATCTCTTCTGCTCCTCATGATCAAATACAAAACCAAG AACCCAGTGGTGAAGATAATCATGGGCCAGGATCTTCTGCATTTCTCACTAAGTTCTCAGAGTACCCGAG GTACCCTCAAGGAAGCAGCATTGCAGGAGAACTCGTGAAAGGAGCTTTGTCAGTAGCTGCTTCTGCCTACAAAGCATTATTTGCTGGACCACCCATTATTGAACAG cctgcagctccagaagagcagactgctgctctgctgtccagCCTGTGTGAGATGGGATTCTGTGACAGGCAGTTAAACCTGAGGCTGCTGAAGAAACACAACAATAACATGATTGAAGTGGTGACTGAATTGCTTCAGATCAGCAACAGAGACTGGTGCAGTAGGTGCTAA
- the LOC117006329 gene encoding ATP-dependent RNA helicase DHX8, with product MAEVAAAEELAKLEYLSLVSKVCTELDNHLGINDKDLAEFVISLAEKNTTFDTFKAILLKNGAEFTDSLISNLLRLIQTMRPPPKPSTSKEAVVKPKTEKEKLRELYPALCRPDNPNIRNMLDEDDVKVAADALKELEALMPSADRQGKQRSSDHRTKKRKRSRSRSRDRKRRHRSRSRSRSRTWDRNRGKSRYRSRSRSWSPSKDRRDREKYLEKSHERWRDKHIDRPPAEEPSIGDIYNGKVTSIMQFGCFVQLEGLRKRWEGLVHISELRREGRVANVADVVSKGQRVKVKVLSFTGSKTSLSMKDVDQDTGEDLNPNRRRNLVGESNEESSMRNPDRPSHLSLVNAPEVEDDSLERKRLTRISDPEKWEIKQMIAANVLSKEEFPDFDEETGILPKVDDEEDEDLEIELVEEEPPFLRGHTKQSMDMSPIKIVKNPDGSLSQAAMMQSALAKERRELKQAQREAEMDSIPMGLNTHWVDPLPDVDGRQIAANMRGIGMMPNDIPEWKKHAFGGNKASYGKKTQLSIIEQRESLPIFRLKEQLIKAVHDNQILIVIGETGSGKTTQITQYLAEAGYTSRGKIGCTQPRRVAAMSVAKRVSEEFGCCLGQEVGYTIRFEDCTSPETVIKYMTDGMLLRECLIDPDLTQYAIIMLDEAHERTIHTDVLFGLLKKTVQKRQDMKLIVTSATLDAVKFSQYFYEAPIFTIPGRTYPVEILYTKEPETDYLDASLITVMQIHLTEPPGDILVFLTGQEEIDTACEILYERMKSLGPDVPELIILPVYSALPSEMQTRIFDPAPPGSRKVVIATNIAETSLTIDGIYYVVDPGFVKQKVYNSKTGIDQLVVTPISQAQAKQRAGRAGRTGPGKCYRLYTERAYRDEMLTTNVPEIQRTNLASTVLSLKAMGINDLLSFDFMDAPPMETLITAMEQLYTLGALDDEGLLTRLGRRMAEFPLEPMLCKMLIMSVHLGCSEEMLTIVSMLSVQNVFYRPKDKQALADQKKAKFHQTEGDHLTLLAVYNSWKNNKFSNPWCYENFIQARSLRRAQDIRKQMLGIMDRHKLDVVSCGKATVRVQKAICSGFFRNAAKKDPQEGYRTLIDQQVVYIHPSSALFNRQPEWVVYHELVLTTKEYMREVTTIDPRWLVEFAPAFFKVSDPTKLSKQKKQQRLEPLYNRYEEPNAWRISRAFRRR from the exons ATGGCGGAGGTGGCGGCGGCCGAGGAGCTCGCCAAGCTCGAGTACCTGTCTCTGGTCTCCAAGGTCTGCACCGAGCTCGACAATCACCTGGGCATCAACGACAAGGACCTGG CCGAGTTTGTGATAAGTCTTGCTGAGAAGAATACCACATTTGACACATTTAAAGCAATTCTTCTGAAGAATGGTGCTGAGTTCACT gattcCCTCATCAGTAACTTGCTGCGTCTCATACAGACAATGCGGCCTCCGCCAAAGCCATCCACCAGCAAAG AGGCGGTTGTCAAAcccaaaacagagaaagaaaagctgagggaATTGTATCCAGCCCTTTGCAGGCCAGACAATCCCAACATCAGG AACATGCTGGATGAAGATGATGTGAAGGTGGCAGCCGATGCCCTGAAGGAACTCGAAGCTCTGATGCCCAGTGCAGACAGGCAGGGCAAGCAGAGGAGCAGCGACCATCG gacaaagaaaaggaagaggagccGAAGCCGTAGCAGGGACAGGAAGCGAAGGCACAGATCTCGCTCCAGGTCTCGTTCCAGGACTTGGGATAGAAACAGGGGAAAATCCAGATACAGAtcaaggagcaggagctggagtcCCAGCAAGGACcgcagggacagggaaaagtACCTGGAAAAGAGCCATGAGAGATGGAGGGACAAGCACATCGACCGTCCTCCAGCTGAGGAGCCTTCCATCGGAGACATCTACAACGGCAAAGTCACCAGCATAATGCAGTTTGGGTGCTTTGTGCAGCTGGAAGGACTGAG GAAACGCTGGGAAGGCTTGGTGCACATCTCAGAGCTGCGAAGGGAAGGACGGGTCGCCAACGTTGCTGATGTTGTGAGCAAAGGACAAAGAGTGAAAGTCAAAGTGTTATCTTTTACTGGATCCAAAACCAGTCTGAGCATGAAG GATGTTGATCAAGACACTGGGGAAGACTTGAACCCAAACCGTAGAAGGAACCTGGTTGGAGAAAGCAATGAAGAAAGCTCCATGAGGAACCCAGACAGGCCCAGTCACTTGTCCCTGGTGAATGCCCCCGAGGTGGAGGATGACAGCCTGGAACGGAAGCGCCTCACCCGCATCTCAGACCCAGAGAAGTGGGAAATAAAACAG ATGATTGCAGCTAATGTGCTTTCCAAGGAAGAGTTTCCTGACTTTGATGAGGAGACTGGGATTCTTCCTAAAGTTGATGATGAAGAAG ATGAGGATCTTGAGATTGAGCTGGTTGAAGAAGAGCCACCATTTCTTCGAGGTCACACTAAACAGAGCATGGATATGAGTCCCATTAAAATAGTAAAG AATCCAGATGGTTCCTTGTCCCAGGCTGCAATGATGCAAAGTGCTTTAGCCAAAGAGAGGAGAGAGCTCAAACAAGcccagagggaagcagagatggATTCCATCCCCATGGGCCTCAACACACACTGGGTGGATCCTCTCCCTGATG TGGATGGAAGACAAATTGCTGCAAACATGAGAGGTATTGGGATGATGCCAAATGATATCCCAGAGTGGAAGAAACATGCATTTGGTGGCAACAAAGCTTCTTATGGCAAGAAGACACAGCTTTCCATCATTGAACAGAGAGAGAGTCTCCCAATCTTCAGACTGAAGGAGCAGCTGATAAAA GCTGTACATGACAACCAGATTCTGATTGTTATTGGAGAGACAGGATCTGGGAAAACAACCCAGATTACCCAGTACCTGGCTGAGGCAGGATACACCTCAAGAGGAAAGATTGGATGTACTCAGCCTCGCAGAGTGGCTGCAATGTCTGTTGCAAAGAGAGTGTCAGAGGAATTTGGTTGCTGCTTGGGACAAGAG GTTGGCTACACCATTCGGTTTGAGGACTGCACCAGCCCTGAGACTGTCATCAAATACATGACAGATGGGATGTTACTGAGAGAGTGCCTGATAGACCCAGATCTGACCCAGTATGCCATCATCATGCTGGATGAGGCCCATGAGAGGACCATACACACAGATGTGCTCTTTGGGCTCCTGAAGAAG ACAGTGCAGAAACGGCAGGACATGAAGTTGATAGTGACGTCAGCAACACTGGATGCTGTGAAGTTCTCTCAGTATTTCTATGAAGCACCAATCTTCACAATTCCTGGCAGAACATACCCAGTAGAAATTCTGTACACAAAAGAGCCAGAGACAGATTATTTGGATGCCAGTCTGATTACAGTAATGCAGATCCATTTAACAGAGCCACCAG GTGACATTTTGGTCTTTCTGACTGGCCAGGAAGAGATTGACACTGCCTGTGAAATCCTCTATGAGAGGATGAAATCTCTAGGACCTGATGTTCCAGAGTTAATTATCCTACCAGTATATTCAGCTCTGCCCAGTGAAATGCAGACCAGGATCTTTGACCCAGCCCCACCAGGGAGCAGAAAG GTTGTTATTGCCACCAACATTGCAGAGACATCTTTGACTATTGATGGAATATATTATGTGGTTGATCCTGGCTTTGTGAAGCAGAAAGTTTATAACTCCAAGACTGGAATTGACCAGCTGGTGGTGACACCAATTTCCCAG GCTCAAGCCAAGCAGCgtgcaggaagggctgggagaacAGGCCCAGGGAAGTGCTACAGGTTATACACAGAACGTGCATACAGAGATGAGATGCTGACCACCAATGTGCCTGAAATCCAGAGAACAAATCTGGCCAGTACAGTGCTCTCCCTGAAG GCTATGGGCATCAATGATTTGCTGTCCTTTGACTTTATGGATGCTCCCCCCATGGAAACTCTCATAActgccatggagcagctctACACCCTGGGAGCTCTGGATGATGAGGGGCTGCTCACTCGACTTGGGCGCAGg ATGGCAGAGTTCCCCTTGGAGCCTATGCTGTGTAAGATGCTGATCATGTCTGTGCACCTGGGGTGCAGTGAGGAGATGCTGACCATTGTGTCCATGCTGTCTGTGCAGAATGTGTTCTACAGGCCAAAG GATAAACAAGCACTTGCTGATCAAAAGAAAGCCAAGTTCCATCAAACAGAAGGTGACCACCTCACCCTGCTGGCTGTGTACAATTCCTGGAAGAATAATAAGTTTTCAAATCCCTGGTGCTATGAAAATTTTATCCAGGCCCGATCCTTACGGCGGGCACAGGACATTCGCAAGCAGATGTTGGGGATcatggacag GCATAAGCTGGATGTGGTGTCCTGTGGCAAGGCAACAGTCCGTGTCCAGAAGGCCATTTGCAGTGGCTTCTTCAGAAATGCAGCAAAGAAGGATCCCCAGGAAGGGTACAGGACACTCATTGACCAGCAGGTTGTCTATATCCACCCATCCAGTGCTCTCTTCAACAGGCAACCTGAATG GGTGGTGTATCACGAGCTGGTGCTGACCACCAAGGAGTACATGCGGGAGGTGACAACCATCGATCCTCGCTGGCTGGTGGAGTTTGCCCCAGCTTTCTTCAAGGTCTCTGATCCCACCAAGCTGAGCaagcagaagaagcagcagaggctggagccCCTGTACAACCGCTACGAGGAGCCCAATGCCTGGAGGATCTCGCGAGCGTTCCGGCGCCGGTGA